From a single Desulfobulbaceae bacterium genomic region:
- a CDS encoding zinc ABC transporter substrate-binding protein, which translates to MTHKNDFFRMFVTRYKVVCYAVFLGIALWSTHSMAAPKSLTVITSVPPHAFIVEQLAAGQVEVISLVDRSSDPHTYEPTPKQMLAISRASIFFASGLEFERTLLEKINSVNRKLAVVNLAIMEDADHDEHIEEADHDEHIDQHSWLSPTLYSSQAEIVYNTLLKHLPEQSEAITLGHDHFQDQLSKTAQQVRKLLEPYRGRVFYVFHPAFGHFGEVYGLQQRAVEVGSKRPTAKQLQAIIKQSKSDMVKVIFSQPQFDQRSAAVVAAAIDGKIMVLDPMAKDLFANYLAIAESFVDSFQ; encoded by the coding sequence TTGACACACAAAAATGATTTTTTTAGGATGTTTGTTACACGGTATAAGGTAGTCTGTTACGCTGTTTTTTTGGGGATTGCATTGTGGTCGACGCACTCCATGGCTGCGCCAAAATCGCTGACGGTTATAACTTCCGTGCCACCCCATGCCTTCATTGTCGAACAACTTGCAGCGGGACAGGTGGAAGTTATTTCTCTGGTAGATCGGAGCAGCGATCCGCACACTTATGAGCCAACACCAAAGCAGATGTTGGCTATAAGCAGGGCGTCGATTTTTTTTGCAAGTGGACTCGAGTTTGAACGGACCTTGCTTGAAAAAATTAACTCTGTTAACCGGAAGCTTGCAGTTGTCAACCTGGCTATTATGGAAGACGCTGATCATGATGAGCACATAGAAGAAGCAGATCATGATGAGCACATAGACCAGCATTCATGGCTTTCTCCTACCTTGTATTCCTCTCAGGCAGAAATTGTTTATAATACGCTTCTTAAGCACTTGCCTGAGCAGAGCGAGGCGATAACCCTGGGCCATGACCATTTTCAGGACCAGCTTAGCAAAACAGCTCAGCAGGTAAGAAAACTGCTTGAACCGTATAGAGGACGAGTGTTTTATGTGTTTCACCCGGCCTTTGGTCATTTTGGCGAGGTTTATGGTCTGCAGCAAAGGGCTGTGGAGGTCGGCAGCAAAAGGCCAACTGCCAAGCAGTTGCAGGCAATTATCAAACAATCAAAGAGCGATATGGTGAAGGTTATTTTTTCTCAACCACAGTTTGATCAGCGCAGTGCTGCAGTGGTTGCCGCCGCTATTGATGGAAAAATAATGGTTTTAGATCCAATGGCGAAGGATCTGTTTGCCAACTATTTGGCCATTGCTGAAAGTTTTGTTGATTCGTTTCAGTGA
- a CDS encoding ABC transporter ATP-binding protein, with product MTNTDPVVEIKDLNFSSNGKSILRNVNLTINHLDSTCVVGPNGGGKSTLIKLIMGLLQPDNGIIKLMGMAPADSRVRVGYVPQYANFDPDFPVTVMEVAIMGRLGTWGGAYSKSDKRRALDALGEMEMADYAKARFSELSGGQMQRVLIARALASAASMLILDEPTSNVDAHVEFSLLEILQKLNNDMAIILVTHDLGFTSKFFKSVVCVNHDVHIHPTSAVTGEVIQELYGGDIHMIRHDHRCAEEGHVHV from the coding sequence ATGACCAATACTGATCCAGTTGTAGAAATAAAAGACCTTAACTTTTCCTCTAATGGAAAATCTATTCTGCGCAACGTGAACTTAACCATTAACCATTTGGACTCTACCTGTGTGGTCGGGCCCAATGGCGGTGGAAAATCAACGTTGATCAAGCTGATAATGGGGCTTTTACAGCCGGATAATGGGATTATTAAATTGATGGGTATGGCCCCGGCAGACAGCAGGGTCCGGGTTGGGTATGTGCCTCAGTACGCGAATTTTGATCCCGATTTCCCGGTTACGGTTATGGAAGTGGCTATAATGGGGCGGTTAGGCACGTGGGGTGGGGCCTACTCCAAATCTGATAAACGAAGAGCCCTGGATGCCCTTGGTGAGATGGAGATGGCAGATTATGCCAAAGCCAGATTTTCAGAGCTTTCCGGCGGCCAGATGCAGCGGGTTCTGATTGCTCGGGCCCTTGCTTCAGCGGCCAGTATGTTGATTTTAGATGAACCAACCTCAAATGTTGATGCCCATGTTGAGTTTAGTCTGCTTGAAATACTGCAAAAACTCAATAATGATATGGCCATTATTCTTGTGACCCATGATCTGGGCTTTACCTCAAAGTTTTTTAAATCAGTTGTCTGTGTTAATCACGATGTCCATATCCACCCTACCAGCGCAGTGACAGGAGAGGTTATTCAAGAGCTTTACGGCGGCGATATCCACATGATCCGACATGACCACCGTTGTGCGGAAGAGGGGCATGTGCATGTTTGA
- a CDS encoding metal ABC transporter permease, translating into MFEFFAALNDPQIPFLRYALLAGLMASIAFGVIGSYVVVRRITYIAGAISHCVLGGIGAGLYAQSKGVVWLEPILGALITALLAAIVIGLVSIHAKEREDTVIGALWAIGMAVGLLFIAATPGYVDPMSYLFGNILLVSQKDLWLIIGLDFLVVGVGWFFYNNFLAVCFDEEYARIRGLNTSAYYLALLCLTALTVVLLVRVVGIVMVVALLTLPAAIAGHFVRGLWQMMVLASMLCMVFVSGGLAASYSLDLPTGPVIIIFAGAVYLCVAVGQRLRSS; encoded by the coding sequence ATGTTTGAGTTTTTTGCGGCCCTCAATGATCCCCAAATCCCCTTTTTACGATATGCCTTGCTGGCTGGCCTGATGGCAAGTATAGCCTTCGGAGTGATCGGTTCGTACGTTGTGGTCAGGCGAATTACCTACATTGCCGGAGCAATTTCACACTGTGTTCTGGGCGGCATCGGCGCTGGCCTTTACGCGCAAAGCAAGGGGGTCGTCTGGCTGGAGCCCATCCTTGGCGCCTTGATTACAGCCCTTTTGGCCGCGATTGTTATTGGTTTGGTCAGCATTCATGCAAAAGAGCGCGAAGATACGGTTATCGGCGCTTTATGGGCAATAGGAATGGCTGTTGGTCTTCTGTTTATTGCCGCAACTCCCGGTTATGTTGACCCGATGAGCTATCTCTTCGGCAACATTCTATTAGTTTCGCAGAAAGATCTCTGGCTGATTATCGGCTTGGATTTTCTGGTAGTTGGTGTCGGCTGGTTTTTTTACAATAATTTTTTGGCGGTTTGTTTTGATGAGGAGTACGCCAGAATTCGTGGTTTGAACACCAGTGCGTATTATCTGGCCTTGCTTTGTCTTACGGCTTTGACTGTTGTCCTGCTTGTCCGGGTAGTGGGAATTGTTATGGTTGTTGCCCTTTTAACTCTGCCTGCGGCAATTGCCGGGCATTTTGTCCGGGGCCTCTGGCAGATGATGGTGCTGGCTTCAATGCTCTGTATGGTTTTTGTCTCAGGGGGGCTTGCGGCAAGTTACTCTTTGGATCTTCCCACTGGGCCGGTAATTATTATTTTTGCAGGAGCTGTCTATTTATGCGTTGCTGTGGGTCAAAGGCTACGTTCGAGTTAA
- the pyk gene encoding pyruvate kinase → MARTKIIATLGPATSDTAIIERMILLGVNVFRLNFSHGDHDFHKMLINNVRSTADKLKRPIALLQDISGPKIRVKPMEPMRLAENDLLYVQRKTCANRVQNSIAINYPNILDGVSIGDQIYFADGTIRSIVENIDSDNVTIRILTGGKLTTGKGVNFSVGQIKISAITEKDEKDINFGISQNVDLIALSFVQSAEDIRQAKMLVKMAGADVPVFAKIEKAAAVDNIEEIIQAADGLMIARGDLGVEMGPYVIPVLQKQIIAKAREKGLPVIIATQMLMSMVSSPYPTRAEVSDIANAVLDGTDAVMLSDETTVGDFPEESVQVISDTINATEKYYPWYREFVEMRDNRKAMAAAAVALSQKMGVSAIVTFTETGLTALMVARQRPEIKIIAVTSNQKTYRRLSVVWGVEPFLVDRTYQDSDKAILNFYKRAIKLEKIDPEEPFIVTISRHSIKTGTTNVVQLVDKQSIKELQVLAYR, encoded by the coding sequence ATGGCCAGAACGAAAATAATTGCAACCCTGGGCCCGGCAACATCCGATACGGCCATTATTGAAAGAATGATTCTATTGGGGGTCAATGTATTTCGCCTCAATTTTAGCCATGGCGATCATGACTTTCATAAAATGCTTATCAACAACGTACGAAGTACGGCTGATAAGCTTAAAAGGCCGATCGCCTTGCTGCAGGATATTTCCGGACCTAAAATCCGGGTAAAGCCGATGGAGCCTATGCGGCTGGCTGAGAACGATCTTCTCTATGTCCAGCGAAAAACCTGTGCCAATAGAGTACAGAACTCTATTGCCATCAACTATCCTAACATCCTTGACGGGGTGTCTATTGGTGATCAGATCTATTTTGCCGATGGAACGATCCGTTCAATCGTAGAAAATATTGATTCCGACAACGTCACAATAAGAATTCTAACCGGCGGCAAGCTGACTACGGGAAAAGGCGTCAATTTCTCTGTGGGGCAGATCAAGATATCGGCGATTACCGAAAAAGATGAAAAAGATATTAACTTTGGCATTTCGCAGAACGTCGATCTCATCGCGCTCTCATTTGTCCAGTCTGCTGAAGACATACGACAGGCCAAAATGCTTGTTAAAATGGCCGGGGCGGACGTTCCGGTGTTTGCCAAGATTGAAAAAGCTGCGGCTGTAGATAATATAGAAGAAATTATTCAGGCAGCAGATGGTTTGATGATCGCCAGGGGCGATCTCGGCGTTGAGATGGGCCCCTATGTCATACCTGTTTTACAGAAACAGATCATAGCAAAGGCGAGGGAGAAGGGGCTGCCGGTGATCATCGCAACTCAGATGCTTATGTCAATGGTCTCTTCGCCCTACCCGACAAGGGCAGAGGTCTCTGATATTGCCAATGCGGTCTTAGATGGCACCGACGCGGTAATGCTCTCAGATGAAACAACTGTCGGGGATTTTCCCGAAGAGTCTGTACAGGTTATTTCCGATACGATAAACGCCACAGAGAAATATTATCCATGGTACCGGGAATTCGTGGAAATGCGGGACAACCGAAAAGCAATGGCAGCTGCAGCCGTTGCGCTTTCACAGAAAATGGGGGTTTCGGCGATTGTTACCTTCACGGAAACAGGTCTGACGGCATTGATGGTTGCGCGCCAGCGTCCGGAGATAAAGATTATTGCCGTTACCAGCAATCAAAAAACATATCGGAGGTTGTCGGTAGTTTGGGGTGTGGAGCCCTTCCTGGTAGACCGAACCTATCAGGACAGCGATAAGGCGATCTTAAATTTTTACAAAAGAGCGATAAAGCTGGAGAAAATTGATCCCGAGGAACCGTTTATCGTTACCATCAGCCGACACTCAATCAAGACCGGAACAACCAATGTCGTCCAGCTTGTCGATAAACAGAGCATTAAAGAACTCCAGGTTCTTGCCTATAGGTAA
- a CDS encoding universal stress protein, which yields MNVNDLTKRDTERHLLAAVDESENSKRAVMYLADFFGDNKDIFITLLSIIQEPSEDFFPTDAERHKWVKEKKETMEKILAGYRQILLGAGFQENQLETRLSVRQCDSIGDVILEEQEKLRCCIVVVGRRGLTHSEEFIFGSTSNKILHHAKNCAVMVIE from the coding sequence ATGAACGTGAACGATCTTACAAAAAGAGACACTGAACGCCATCTTCTGGCAGCAGTAGACGAGTCGGAAAACTCAAAACGCGCCGTAATGTATCTAGCTGATTTTTTCGGTGACAACAAAGATATTTTCATTACCCTGCTCTCCATCATCCAGGAACCTTCAGAAGATTTTTTCCCTACTGATGCTGAACGCCATAAATGGGTGAAAGAAAAAAAAGAAACTATGGAAAAAATACTGGCTGGATACCGACAAATCCTTCTGGGGGCCGGGTTTCAAGAAAACCAGCTGGAGACGCGTCTTTCTGTCCGGCAGTGCGATTCAATCGGCGACGTAATACTGGAAGAACAGGAAAAGCTACGCTGCTGTATTGTGGTAGTTGGACGGCGAGGCCTGACCCACAGCGAGGAGTTTATTTTCGGCTCAACATCCAATAAAATCCTGCATCACGCCAAAAACTGTGCTGTTATGGTAATCGAATAG